A genome region from Anolis carolinensis isolate JA03-04 chromosome 6, rAnoCar3.1.pri, whole genome shotgun sequence includes the following:
- the lasp1 gene encoding LIM and SH3 domain protein 1, whose product MNPSCARCGKIVYPTEKVNCLDKYWHKACFHCEVCKMTLNMKNYKGYEKKPYCNAHYPKQSFTMVADTPENLRLKQQSELQSQVRYKEEFEKNKGKGFSVVADTPELQRIKKTQDQISNIKYHEEFEKSRMGTPGGEGGELERRNSQEGANYRRPVEQQPQPHQQPHHAQPTTPVYHHQPPQQPASQSYGYKEPAAPVSIQRNAPSGGGKRFRAVYDYNAADEDEVSFQDGDTIINVQQIDDGWMYGTVERTGDTGMLPANYVEAI is encoded by the exons TATTGGCATAAAGCATGTTTCCATTGTGAGGTCTGCAAGATGACCCTCAACATGAAGAACTACAAAGGCTATGAGAAGAAGCCATACTGCAATGC ACACTATCCGAAGCAGTCCTTCACCATGGTGGCAGACACTCCTGAAAATCTGCGTCTTAAGCAGCAGAGTGAGCTTCAGAGTCAA GTTCGCTACAAGGAGGAGTTTGAAAAGAATAAAGGGAAAGGCTTCAGTGTGGTGGCTGACACCCCTGAGCTACAGCGAATCAAGAAGACTCAGGATCAAATCAGCAAC atAAAATACCATGAAGAATTTGAGAAGAGTAGGATGGGCACACCtggtggagaaggaggagagctGGAACGCCGTAACTCCCAGGAGGGTGCTAATTACAGGAGGCCAGTGGAGCAACAGCCACAACCACACCAGCAACCTCATCATGCCCAGCCAACGACCCCTG TTTACCACCACCAACCACCTCAACAACCAGCCTCTCAGTCCTATGGCTACAAGGAACCAGCAGCCCCTGTTTCAATACAGCGTAATGCCCCATCTGGAGGAGGG aaGCGATTCCGTGCGGTCTATGATTACAATGCTGCCGACGAGGATGAAGTCTCCTTTCAGGATGGTGACACTATCATCAATGTGCAGCAGATTGATGACGGCTGGATGTACGGCACCGTTGAGCGGACCGGCGACACGGGCATGCTGCCAGCCAACTATGTGGAGGCTATATGA